From the Gallaecimonas mangrovi genome, one window contains:
- the lptD gene encoding LPS assembly protein LptD: MTRVRHWLLLSAVAASTSQALAAEKKVDDTCPLPQQQAETGKAQDKKALSQTAISATAQKAVMEKNDSALLQGDVKICQGTRTLSADEALLDRKNGQLKAKGKVTFNDGTVQLSSDTLNARTDTNSAQLDNVAYRLLGGTARGTAKQLSMSQSKGLTMVGSTFTTCPVDDPTWAVNADKIYINPDDGWGEAWGAKFDIYNVPVFYFPYFSFPVTSDRKSGLLYPTFTSSDKRGLEFAQPIYWNIAPNFDATITPRYMSDRGTQLNAQFRYLIGDDDLGQFNIEYLPNDEKYSGENKDRYLFNWQTTGKASEHWRYNVNYTAISDDAYFVDLDSPLGSSTDTQLNRYGGIAYLSYGWNFTADVKDFEVLGDYPSPYKAVPRLTLSREDANFWHGLDFDFYSELTSFDNDDQSEPTAQRLHIEPTFSLPLNSPAGNFTTELKLYQTFYEQHDPSNQLAKNVSRTLPQLRVYGKLNFEREFQYDDRDYRQTLEPQFQYLFIPKEDQTDIGLYDTSLLGEDYSSLFRDRRYSGLDRISDANQITLGVTSRLFDQKNQERLRVSVGQIIYLKSSEVGLDSNTGQVTTSTSALAGELDLRIDKSWSVSGNILYDTEKGQTNKGNFRVDYKVSDDKLLQFTHRYVRDISDGVNIDQVGLSGAWAISPIWKVFASHYEDLTLHRAEETYGGIEYEACCFALRLTAKRRLNTILSDSAEFAGQPTYDNSISFEFIFRGLGSHGTSGEQLLSKGLFSYREPYNLSY; encoded by the coding sequence GTGACTAGAGTCCGCCATTGGTTGCTGTTATCAGCTGTTGCTGCCAGTACAAGCCAAGCTTTGGCAGCAGAAAAAAAAGTAGACGACACTTGCCCACTGCCCCAACAACAGGCCGAAACCGGCAAGGCACAAGATAAAAAAGCCCTGAGTCAAACTGCGATCTCTGCCACTGCCCAAAAGGCGGTGATGGAGAAGAATGATTCGGCTTTGTTGCAAGGTGACGTCAAAATTTGCCAGGGAACGCGCACCCTGAGTGCCGATGAGGCGTTGCTGGACCGCAAGAACGGTCAACTGAAAGCCAAAGGCAAAGTGACCTTTAATGACGGCACCGTACAGCTAAGTAGCGACACCCTCAACGCCCGCACCGATACCAACTCAGCCCAGCTAGACAATGTGGCTTATCGCTTGCTGGGGGGTACTGCTCGCGGCACGGCCAAGCAGCTGAGCATGTCGCAGAGCAAAGGCCTGACCATGGTCGGCAGTACCTTCACCACATGCCCGGTGGATGACCCAACCTGGGCAGTCAATGCCGACAAAATTTATATCAACCCAGACGATGGCTGGGGTGAGGCCTGGGGCGCAAAATTTGATATTTATAATGTGCCCGTTTTCTACTTCCCCTATTTCAGCTTTCCGGTAACCAGCGACCGTAAAAGCGGCTTGCTCTACCCCACTTTTACCTCCAGTGATAAACGCGGCTTGGAATTTGCCCAACCGATTTACTGGAATATTGCGCCCAACTTTGATGCCACCATTACCCCTCGTTATATGTCTGACAGGGGCACGCAGCTCAACGCGCAATTTCGTTATCTGATTGGTGACGATGACCTCGGCCAATTCAACATCGAGTATTTGCCGAACGACGAAAAATACAGTGGCGAAAATAAAGACCGCTATCTGTTTAACTGGCAAACCACCGGTAAAGCCAGCGAGCACTGGCGCTATAACGTTAACTACACCGCCATCAGTGACGACGCCTATTTTGTTGACTTAGACTCGCCATTGGGTTCATCAACCGATACCCAGCTTAACCGTTATGGCGGTATTGCTTACCTGTCATACGGCTGGAACTTCACCGCTGATGTGAAAGATTTTGAGGTGCTTGGGGATTACCCATCACCCTATAAAGCCGTACCCCGGCTGACATTATCTAGGGAAGATGCCAACTTCTGGCATGGCTTGGATTTCGACTTTTATTCGGAATTGACCTCCTTTGACAACGACGACCAGTCAGAGCCGACAGCGCAGCGGCTGCATATCGAGCCAACCTTTTCTTTGCCGCTCAACAGCCCGGCAGGTAACTTCACCACCGAGCTGAAGCTTTACCAAACCTTTTATGAGCAGCACGATCCGTCTAATCAATTGGCGAAGAATGTCTCCCGCACCCTGCCGCAGCTTCGGGTATACGGTAAGTTGAACTTTGAACGAGAGTTCCAGTACGACGATAGGGATTACCGGCAGACCCTGGAACCGCAGTTCCAGTATTTGTTTATTCCAAAAGAAGATCAGACCGATATTGGCCTCTACGACACCAGCCTGCTGGGCGAAGATTACAGCTCGCTGTTTCGGGACCGCCGTTATTCGGGCTTGGACCGCATTTCCGATGCCAACCAAATTACCTTAGGTGTAACCAGCCGCCTGTTCGACCAGAAGAACCAAGAGCGCCTTCGGGTCTCGGTGGGGCAGATCATTTACCTGAAAAGTTCGGAAGTGGGTCTCGACAGCAACACCGGCCAGGTCACTACCTCCACCTCGGCGCTGGCCGGTGAACTTGATCTACGAATCGACAAAAGCTGGAGCGTTTCCGGTAACATTCTTTACGACACGGAAAAAGGACAGACCAACAAAGGGAACTTCCGGGTCGATTACAAGGTCAGTGATGACAAGCTGTTACAGTTTACGCACCGATATGTTCGTGACATCTCGGATGGTGTAAACATCGATCAGGTTGGTCTTAGCGGCGCTTGGGCTATTAGTCCGATATGGAAGGTATTTGCCTCCCATTACGAAGACTTAACCTTGCACCGTGCAGAAGAAACCTATGGTGGTATCGAATATGAAGCCTGTTGCTTTGCCCTCAGGCTAACAGCGAAACGTCGACTGAATACCATTTTGTCGGACAGTGCCGAGTTTGCGGGCCAGCCGACATACGATAACAGCATCAGCTTTGAATTTATTTTCAGAGGACTGGGCAGCCACGGTACCAGTGGTGAACAACTATTAAGTAAAGGGCTTTTCAGCTATCGTGAGCCCTATAACCTGAGTTACTGA
- the surA gene encoding peptidylprolyl isomerase SurA, whose product MFSQVQAKPEMLDKVAAIVDQGVILESDVNDMMRDVKQSASESNQPLPSDKILHVQVLDRLINEQLEMQTAKRIGLEVSDAQLDQTIEHMAQEQKLTVEQMKKKIESEGGDFASFREHVRKQLTLGEVRRIVVSRRIQISPQEIEAMVKQLDKQGDKNVELHLRHILIEIPQNPTPKDIADAKSRAEKVLSRLHNGEDFAQLAIVASSGTHALEGGNLGWINANEVPTLFADALQNATKGEIIGPLRSASGFHIIKVDGIRGQKTVELTEYHARHILLKPSVILSDTKAKAELEKWRSEVLAGKAKFADLAKKNSEDPGSASQGGDLGWADPKIYDPTFADVLEHMKKGEISEPFRSSFGWHIIQLLDTRTTDATAQAKKEKAYRILFNRKFSEEASAWLREQRNQAYIQILDQKS is encoded by the coding sequence ATGTTCAGCCAAGTACAGGCTAAGCCTGAAATGCTGGACAAGGTGGCCGCCATCGTCGACCAGGGGGTGATCCTCGAGTCTGACGTCAACGACATGATGCGCGATGTAAAACAAAGCGCCAGTGAGTCCAACCAACCTTTGCCGTCAGACAAAATCTTGCACGTACAGGTGCTGGACCGCCTGATCAACGAACAGTTAGAAATGCAGACTGCCAAGCGTATAGGCTTGGAAGTGTCAGATGCGCAGCTCGACCAAACCATTGAACACATGGCGCAAGAGCAAAAGCTGACCGTTGAGCAGATGAAAAAGAAAATTGAATCTGAAGGTGGCGACTTTGCAAGCTTTCGCGAGCATGTGCGTAAACAGCTGACCTTAGGTGAAGTTCGCCGTATCGTTGTTAGCCGCCGCATTCAAATCAGCCCTCAAGAAATTGAGGCGATGGTGAAGCAGTTAGATAAGCAAGGCGACAAAAACGTTGAATTGCACCTGCGTCACATTCTGATTGAAATACCGCAAAACCCGACCCCGAAAGACATTGCTGACGCGAAAAGCCGTGCCGAAAAAGTGCTGTCGCGTTTGCATAACGGCGAAGACTTTGCCCAGTTAGCGATTGTTGCCTCATCCGGCACCCACGCTCTGGAAGGGGGTAACCTGGGTTGGATCAACGCCAACGAAGTGCCCACTCTGTTTGCTGATGCCCTGCAAAACGCCACTAAAGGAGAGATTATTGGGCCACTGCGTAGCGCCTCTGGTTTTCACATCATCAAAGTTGATGGCATCCGCGGTCAAAAAACCGTTGAGCTGACCGAATACCACGCCCGTCATATTCTGCTTAAACCGTCGGTTATTCTTAGCGACACTAAAGCGAAGGCGGAGCTGGAAAAATGGCGCAGCGAAGTGCTGGCAGGTAAAGCCAAGTTTGCCGATTTGGCGAAAAAGAACTCGGAAGATCCCGGCAGCGCCAGCCAAGGCGGCGACCTGGGTTGGGCCGACCCGAAAATTTATGACCCAACCTTTGCCGATGTACTGGAGCACATGAAAAAAGGCGAGATCTCAGAGCCTTTCCGTAGCTCTTTTGGTTGGCACATCATTCAGCTGCTCGATACCCGCACCACTGACGCCACCGCACAAGCGAAAAAAGAGAAGGCTTACCGCATCCTCTTTAATCGTAAATTTAGTGAGGAAGCATCAGCCTGGCTACGCGAGCAACGTAACCAAGCCTATATCCAGATCTTGGATCAAAAATCATGA
- the pdxA gene encoding 4-hydroxythreonine-4-phosphate dehydrogenase PdxA, with the protein MIQRIALTPGEPAGIGPDLAVMLAQQSWPVEIVVCANEALLKTRAKSLGLPLEIRHYDAQSPAQPQEKGTLTLAPFELQAEVIAGELNEANAHYVLDTLAFAGEGNMDGRFAAVVTGPVHKGIINRAGIAFSGHTEFFAQQANVGDVVMLLATEGLRVALVTTHIPLAYVAKAITPERLTKVIGVLHQDLVGKFGIAKPRIYVCGLNPHAGEGGHLGREELEIIEPTLNMLREQGMDLVGPLPADTLFQPKYLDNADAVLAMYHDQGLPVLKHKGFGNSVNITLGLPFIRTSVDHGTALDLAGTGEVDAGSMKLAMSQAIALANR; encoded by the coding sequence ATGATCCAACGCATCGCCTTGACCCCAGGTGAGCCGGCCGGTATCGGCCCTGACCTGGCGGTCATGCTGGCCCAACAAAGTTGGCCAGTGGAAATTGTGGTTTGTGCCAATGAAGCATTATTAAAAACCCGGGCGAAAAGCCTGGGTTTGCCGCTAGAGATACGCCATTACGATGCCCAAAGCCCGGCCCAGCCGCAGGAAAAAGGCACTCTCACCTTGGCACCTTTTGAGCTTCAGGCAGAGGTGATTGCTGGTGAACTTAACGAGGCCAATGCCCACTATGTGCTCGACACCCTGGCCTTTGCCGGTGAAGGCAACATGGACGGGCGTTTTGCGGCAGTGGTAACAGGCCCGGTGCATAAGGGCATTATTAACAGAGCCGGCATTGCCTTTTCCGGGCATACCGAGTTTTTTGCGCAGCAAGCTAATGTTGGTGACGTGGTGATGCTGCTGGCCACCGAAGGCTTGCGGGTGGCGCTAGTGACTACCCATATTCCTTTGGCCTATGTGGCCAAAGCCATTACCCCAGAACGTTTAACGAAAGTCATTGGGGTATTGCACCAAGACTTAGTGGGCAAATTTGGCATTGCCAAACCCCGTATTTATGTTTGTGGCCTTAACCCCCATGCCGGTGAAGGCGGCCACCTTGGCCGTGAAGAGCTGGAGATTATTGAGCCCACCCTTAATATGCTGCGTGAGCAGGGAATGGACTTGGTTGGACCGCTTCCGGCCGATACATTGTTCCAGCCCAAGTATCTTGATAATGCCGATGCGGTGCTAGCGATGTATCATGACCAGGGGTTGCCGGTACTCAAGCACAAAGGCTTTGGTAATTCCGTCAATATCACCTTGGGACTGCCCTTTATCCGTACTTCAGTCGACCACGGCACTGCCCTGGATTTGGCCGGTACCGGTGAAGTGGACGCAGGCAGCATGAAGCTGGCTATGTCTCAAGCCATCGCACTCGCTAACCGTTGA
- the rsmA gene encoding 16S rRNA (adenine(1518)-N(6)/adenine(1519)-N(6))-dimethyltransferase RsmA, which yields MTDNVHLGHRARKRFGQNFLNDAEVIANIVRAINPRPDDVLVEIGPGLGALTEPVLEEAGQLQVVELDRDLAARLRQRDGITVNEADALKFDFGTLYQEGHPFKVFGNLPYNISTPLLFHLFNWTDYIDEMHFMLQKEVVERMAAGPGTKQYGRLSVMTQYYCQVIPVLHVGPDAFTPPPKVDSAVVRLVPYKERPVKVRDEKKLSQLLTEAFNQRRKTVRNTFKNHFSAEELAALGVDPGARPENLSLAQYAALADALSSK from the coding sequence ATGACCGACAATGTTCATTTGGGCCACCGTGCCCGCAAGCGCTTCGGCCAAAACTTTCTAAACGATGCTGAAGTTATCGCCAACATCGTGCGTGCCATTAACCCTCGCCCAGATGACGTGCTGGTGGAAATTGGCCCAGGCCTTGGCGCCTTAACTGAACCGGTTTTAGAAGAAGCCGGCCAGTTGCAGGTAGTTGAGCTTGATAGGGATTTGGCGGCAAGATTGCGCCAGCGCGATGGCATCACCGTCAATGAAGCCGACGCCTTAAAATTTGATTTTGGCACCCTTTATCAAGAGGGGCATCCTTTCAAAGTGTTTGGTAACCTGCCCTACAACATTTCCACGCCGCTGTTGTTCCATCTGTTTAATTGGACAGACTACATCGACGAAATGCACTTCATGCTGCAAAAGGAAGTGGTAGAACGCATGGCGGCAGGCCCTGGTACCAAACAATATGGCCGCCTGTCGGTAATGACACAGTACTACTGTCAGGTGATCCCGGTACTGCACGTTGGCCCAGACGCTTTTACGCCGCCCCCGAAAGTAGATTCGGCCGTGGTGCGACTGGTACCGTATAAAGAAAGGCCGGTTAAAGTCCGCGACGAAAAGAAATTAAGCCAGTTGCTGACAGAAGCGTTTAACCAACGCCGTAAAACCGTGCGCAATACCTTTAAGAACCATTTTTCTGCCGAGGAACTGGCAGCCTTAGGGGTTGACCCCGGTGCTCGCCCTGAAAATCTCAGCCTGGCACAATATGCCGCCTTAGCTGATGCACTAAGCAGTAAATGA
- the apaG gene encoding Co2+/Mg2+ efflux protein ApaG, which translates to MLRFQIHVDSRYLEDRSLPDEDKYVFAYTITIRNLDNQAAKLLNRYWLITDGNGKTTEVSGAGVVGQQPTIQPGSEYTYTSGAVLESPVGTMEGHYEMQPQSGDNFKASIPIFRLAVPKVVN; encoded by the coding sequence ATGCTGCGTTTTCAGATCCATGTGGATAGCCGCTATCTAGAAGACCGCTCCTTACCAGACGAAGACAAATACGTTTTCGCTTACACCATTACTATCCGTAACCTCGACAACCAAGCGGCAAAATTATTGAACCGCTACTGGCTTATTACCGACGGTAACGGCAAAACCACGGAAGTGTCAGGCGCCGGAGTAGTGGGCCAGCAGCCCACAATTCAACCCGGTAGTGAATATACCTACACTTCTGGGGCAGTATTGGAAAGCCCGGTTGGGACCATGGAAGGTCACTACGAAATGCAGCCGCAAAGCGGTGATAATTTTAAAGCCTCCATTCCCATCTTCCGACTCGCGGTACCCAAGGTCGTAAACTAA
- a CDS encoding symmetrical bis(5'-nucleosyl)-tetraphosphatase: MLYVVGDIQGCFDELMALLDKVAFDHSKDRLVSVGDLVARGPKSLEVLRFFMAHPESCKTVLGNHDLNLLAILCGHRKAKKSDKLDAILDAGDQDAISGYLRRQPLALWFEEQKLLVSHAGLPPEWQKEQVLAASSLVSQGLQNEGWQQLLLDMYGDEPSQWSPELTGTPLLRYIINSLTRMRFCRPDGSLELKCKACPADGISQGFIPWYQFHGPLPFTVAFGHWAALEGELTRSDIKALDTGCVWGNTLTLWCADNNFFYQQPAIS; the protein is encoded by the coding sequence ATGCTCTACGTTGTTGGTGATATCCAAGGCTGCTTTGACGAGCTCATGGCACTGTTGGATAAAGTGGCCTTTGACCACAGCAAAGACCGCCTTGTCTCCGTAGGGGATTTAGTGGCTAGGGGCCCCAAGTCTCTGGAGGTACTACGGTTTTTCATGGCTCATCCCGAGTCTTGTAAAACCGTGTTGGGCAACCACGACCTGAATCTGTTAGCCATTCTGTGCGGCCACCGTAAAGCCAAGAAAAGTGACAAACTTGACGCGATTTTGGACGCCGGTGACCAGGATGCCATCAGTGGTTATTTACGCCGTCAACCACTGGCCCTTTGGTTCGAAGAGCAAAAGCTTTTAGTTAGCCACGCCGGTCTTCCACCTGAGTGGCAAAAAGAGCAGGTTCTGGCGGCAAGCAGTTTGGTCAGTCAAGGCCTGCAAAACGAGGGTTGGCAGCAATTGCTGTTAGACATGTACGGAGACGAACCCAGCCAGTGGAGCCCAGAGCTCACCGGTACGCCCTTGTTGCGTTACATCATCAATAGTTTGACCCGCATGCGATTTTGCCGCCCCGACGGCAGTTTGGAATTAAAATGCAAGGCCTGTCCGGCCGATGGCATCAGCCAAGGCTTTATCCCTTGGTATCAATTCCACGGCCCATTGCCTTTCACCGTTGCCTTTGGTCATTGGGCCGCGCTGGAAGGTGAATTAACACGATCCGACATTAAAGCCTTAGATACTGGCTGTGTTTGGGGCAACACCCTCACACTTTGGTGCGCCGACAACAATTTTTTTTACCAACAGCCAGCAATTTCCTAA
- a CDS encoding methyl-accepting chemotaxis protein yields the protein MSLTVAKRIVLGFVIITLLLIGNGISSFIGFSSVEKSVQRATSLAVGAVINVSQLQQGSSTLSELGLKAYHSDDSKEILRFVDTANSAATKLQDSLKTFKNLIRNEKELVETSKSMEGSLDGLTGAQQRLFESKLTALGLRDKSKKLQSNISDVSDDASADILDLIDSGVSKDVANAANKLENIFLSLSTSVIEYNKTTTESKAKTIAGEVDFTIKDIDDRLTKIASTLGDDNKFIKSLRSKTDELRSKITGTSGIIDLHTQQLTANSKAASALMEEEINLEGLRGSLDKLQAASQKIASDTKNDIENSVGTADMTTAAVMIICLLAASVISFYVVRSITRPLDKVNKMLNVLASGDLSQRLQVQSKDEFGTLARNTNTLIDSLRELIEGISSGSTQLAASAEETSAITAQTKVGIQQQKSQVDQAATATTELSASADQVTHSAADTLSSVKRAEQESERVRQLSADTKSTIQMLAAEVDSASQVINKVHQDSANIGSILDVIRGVADQTNLLALNAAIEAARAGEQGRGFAVVADEVRTLASRTQQSTQEIQAMIEALQQGAEQAVEAMEQGKFQAESCVSKSVESDVALGHITEAVREARDKSEHIAQAAQEQGVVAQEISEKLTSIVNIAEETAMGAEQTASSSEEVAKLSEELRNSVRRFKIS from the coding sequence ATGAGTCTCACTGTCGCCAAGCGTATCGTTTTGGGCTTCGTGATTATTACTTTGCTGCTAATAGGGAACGGGATTAGTTCTTTTATTGGCTTTAGCAGTGTTGAAAAAAGCGTCCAAAGAGCAACCTCTTTAGCCGTTGGTGCTGTTATTAATGTCAGCCAACTGCAACAGGGTAGTTCCACTCTCAGTGAGCTGGGTTTAAAGGCTTATCACAGTGACGATAGTAAAGAGATCCTGCGCTTCGTTGATACGGCTAACAGCGCAGCGACCAAGCTTCAAGATTCTTTAAAAACCTTTAAAAACCTCATTCGTAATGAGAAAGAATTGGTTGAGACATCTAAAAGCATGGAAGGCAGCCTTGATGGCCTGACCGGTGCCCAGCAGCGCCTGTTTGAATCCAAGCTCACAGCGCTTGGGTTACGGGATAAATCGAAAAAGCTGCAATCCAATATATCGGACGTGTCCGATGATGCCAGCGCTGATATCCTTGATTTAATTGATTCAGGAGTTTCCAAAGACGTCGCAAATGCCGCCAACAAGCTGGAAAACATCTTCCTGTCACTGTCGACTTCGGTTATCGAATACAACAAGACCACTACTGAGTCGAAAGCGAAAACCATCGCCGGTGAAGTGGACTTCACCATTAAAGACATTGACGACCGCTTGACCAAAATCGCCAGCACCCTCGGCGACGACAACAAGTTCATTAAGTCGCTGCGCAGTAAAACCGATGAGTTGCGTAGCAAAATCACCGGCACAAGCGGCATTATTGACCTTCATACCCAGCAATTAACGGCTAATAGCAAGGCCGCAAGTGCCTTGATGGAAGAAGAGATAAATCTCGAAGGCCTGCGCGGTTCACTCGACAAGCTGCAAGCCGCGTCACAGAAAATTGCCTCTGACACCAAAAACGATATCGAAAACTCTGTTGGCACTGCCGACATGACCACGGCTGCGGTGATGATCATCTGTTTACTGGCCGCTTCGGTTATCAGCTTCTACGTGGTTCGCTCTATTACCCGTCCGCTGGATAAAGTAAACAAAATGCTTAACGTGCTGGCATCAGGCGACCTGAGCCAGCGCTTGCAGGTTCAGTCCAAAGACGAATTTGGCACCCTGGCCCGTAACACCAATACCCTTATTGATTCGTTGCGGGAATTGATTGAGGGCATTTCCAGCGGCTCAACCCAGTTGGCCGCGAGCGCCGAAGAAACCTCTGCCATCACTGCCCAAACCAAAGTGGGCATCCAGCAGCAAAAAAGCCAGGTGGACCAAGCTGCTACCGCCACCACCGAGCTTTCCGCCAGTGCTGACCAAGTGACCCATAGTGCCGCTGATACCCTTTCTTCGGTTAAACGCGCCGAGCAAGAAAGCGAGCGAGTACGCCAGCTGTCTGCCGATACCAAAAGCACCATTCAGATGCTGGCAGCAGAAGTGGATTCCGCGTCTCAGGTTATCAACAAAGTGCATCAAGACAGTGCCAACATCGGCTCTATTCTCGATGTAATTCGTGGCGTCGCCGACCAAACCAACTTACTGGCATTAAACGCGGCGATTGAAGCCGCTCGCGCCGGGGAGCAAGGCCGTGGCTTTGCGGTGGTTGCCGATGAGGTACGTACTCTGGCTTCCCGTACCCAGCAATCTACCCAAGAGATCCAGGCAATGATTGAAGCCCTGCAACAAGGGGCAGAACAAGCGGTAGAAGCCATGGAACAAGGTAAATTCCAGGCCGAGAGCTGCGTGTCTAAATCGGTAGAATCTGACGTGGCCCTGGGCCATATCACCGAAGCCGTTCGCGAAGCCCGTGATAAGAGCGAGCACATTGCTCAAGCAGCGCAAGAGCAAGGTGTGGTGGCGCAGGAAATTAGCGAGAAACTGACTTCCATCGTCAATATCGCTGAAGAAACGGCAATGGGCGCCGAACAAACGGCCAGCTCTAGTGAAGAAGTGGCTAAATTGTCAGAAGAGCTGCGTAACTCGGTTAGACGCTTTAAAATAAGCTGA